TTCAAGCGGGTGCGGGTATTGTGGCGGACTCCCAACCTCAAAAAGAATATGAAGAAACCCTGAATAAAGCACGGGGGTTATTAGAAGCCATTCGGTGTTTAAAAGGTTGAGAATTGACTGTTGAGATCATAGGGAATGGTTTTCCTATTCCCTATTAGCGATTCTACACTGATAACTGATGACTGATAACTGATAACTGATTATTGCCAACACCTGCTAAACTTAGGGAGAAATTGTATCGTTCTGTATCATGTCTTCCACTGCAACCCCTTTACCCCCTACTTTAGAACGGATGGTACAGCGTTTTAAACGCGCCTCATCTAATAAATTGCGTTATGAACAATTAATTACCATCGCCCAAAAACTTCCTTCCTTTCCAGAAGATCAGAAAATTCCTGATAATAAAGTTCCGGGTTGTGTATCCCAGGTTTATGTGATTGCTGACTTAGATGAAAATGGAAAAGTTCAATTTCAGGGAGAGTCTGATTCTCAATTAACAAAAGGATTAACTGCTTTTTTAATTATGGGAATGAACGGACTCACCCCCACAGAAATTGCTCAACTACAACCGGATTTTATTCAAGAAACGGGGTTACAAGCCAGTTTAACGCCCTCGCGCGCTAACGGCTTTTTCAATATTTTCCAAACCCTGAAGAAAAAAGCCGTTACCTGCGATCCCAACCTAAATTCTGAAGGGTCAGGAATCTGAAAAAATACTTGACAATTTAACCGAGTAATGAATCAAGATTATTTGTGGATAGAAGCGTTAAAATTTAATGACCAAGGGTTAATTCCAGCGATCGCTCAAGATGCAGAAGATGGAACGGTATTAATGATGGCTTGGATGAATAAAGAATCCATTCAAAAAACCCTAGAAACCCAAGAAGTTCACTATTGGAGCCGTTCTCGTTCTGAATTATGGCACAAAGGAGCCACATCAGGACATATTCAAAAACTGAAATCTTTATATTATGATTGTGATGCCGATACTTTATTATTAAAAATAGAACAAATTGGCAATATTGCTTGTCATACAGGCGCAAGAAGTTGTTTTTTTACAGAAGTCAAATGTTAACAGTTATCAGTTATCAGTTATCAGTTATCAGTTTAAAAATAAACTAATAGCTCCAATCTTGTCTCTATTCCTAATTCGTAATTCGTAATTCGTAATTCCCTCTTTCCTATTATAAAAAAATATGGTTATCAAACTTTATAATACTCAAACTCGTCAAAAAGAAGATTTTCAATCGTTAGAAACCGGGACGGTGAAAATGTATTGCTGCGGGGTGACGGTCTATGATTATTGCCATTTAGGTCATGCTAGATCCTATATTGTGTGGGATACCGTTAGACGCTATTTAGAATATGCGGGATATCAAGTCAATTATATTCAGAATTTTACCGATATTGACGATAAAATTCTTAACCGTGCCAAATTAGAAGGCACAACAATGGAGATCGTTTCTGAGAAATATATTCAAGCTTATTTTGAAGATATTCGTCGCTTGAATATTAAAGATGCTGATAATTATCCCCGTGTAACTGAACATATTCCCCAAATTATTCAACTGATTCAAGAATTAGAAAAACAAGGGGTTGCATATTCAGTGGATGGGGATGTTTACTATAGTGTAAATCAGTTTCCTGAGTATGGAAAATTATCAGGACGACAACAGGAACAACTGCAAGCAGGCGCAGGAGGACGGGTTTCTTTATCTGATCCTGAAGCCATGAAGAAAAAAGATCCCTCGGATTTTGCCCTCTGGAAAGCTGCAAAATTAGGCGAACCTGCTTGGGAATCTCCCTGGGGAAATGGTCGCCCTGGATGGCATATTGAATGCTCTGCAATGGTCAAATCGTTATTAGGAAATACCATTGACATTCATAGCGGTGGTGGGGATTTAATTTTTCCCCATCATGAAAATGAAATTGCCCAGTCGGAAGCCGCAACCCATCAACCTTTATCTCGGTATTGGATGCACAATGGCATGGTGCGGGTGAGTGGAGAAAAAATGTCAAAATCCCTGGGGAATTTCACCACAATTCGGGGTTTATTAGATACACCCCTTGACCCGATGGTAGTGCGTTTATTTGTGTTACAAGCTCATTATCGCAAACCTTTAGACTTTACCGATGAAGCGATCGCTTCTGCTGAAAATAGCTGGAATACCATTAAAGAAGCTCTCTTATTTAATCATGAATATGGCGAAAAATTAGGGTTTGATCTACAAAAAAATCTGATTGATCAAGATGCTATTGAACGGTTTAAAACGTCAATGGATGACGATATTAATACACCCGAAGGGTTAGCGGTTGTTTTTGAATTAGCCAAAGAATTAAAACGCGATCGCAATATTTTAGTACATGGCGGAACTCCAGAAACCTCACCGGAAACCTTACAAAAATATTGGCAAACGTTAGTAGAATTAGCAACAGTATTAGGGTTAGAAGCTCAACCAGAGAAAAGTCAAGCGTTAGGGTTAAGTGATGCTGAGATTGAGGCGTTTGTTCAGCAACGGTTAGAAGCGAAAAAAGCTAAGAATTATGGGGAAAGCGATCGCATTCGAGATCATCTCAAACAGTTAGGGATTACCTTAATTGATCAACCCGGAAATCAAACCATTTGGCATCGTTAATTTGAGTTGCTTTATCGGTTCTTCTAGGCTGGTTATGATAACTTAGTAATAAACAAAAAATCAAGAAGGAAAAAATGTTTAAAGTTGAATTGAGTGAAACTGATAATGGGAGATTGACATAGACAATATTTTATGGTATTAAATATTGACTAAATCACTAAGAAAAATGACTTTTTTATAAAAATGCCATCTAACTCCCTACTTTATTTTATTACTCAAATCATTAACTTTCCCGGTTTTAAAGCAACAAATTATCATTTTATTACGGAGAATGAACTTCTGATTGAATTAGAAAATAAACAGACTAGCGCGACTTGTCCTCATTGTGGGAAGAGTACGAGTAAAGTACATCAATCACATCGACATAGAGTGCGAGATATTCCTGTGAGTAGTTTTGATGTCTTTCTGAATGTAAATCGCCGTCAATTTAGATGCCCTAACTGCCAGAAAGTATTTTCCGAAGAATTAAGTTTTGTGAAGAAAAGAAGAACATATACAAAAAGACTAGCCCAAAAAGTGGTTGAAGAAGTGTTAGCAACAGATGTGGTGAATACCGGAAAAAGAAATCGAATGAGTCCGGCAGAAATTGAAACGATATTAAAAGAAATGGAAGCGGTCAGTATAGACTTGTGGGTTCCCTATAAAAGTGTAGTGGAAGAACTGATGCCGAATGCACAAGTAGTTGCGGATAGATTTCACGTCATGAAACAAGTCAATGAAGAGTTAGACTATCGGAGAAAAACCGAGAAAAAACAGGCAGAAAAAATCAAAAATAAAACGGAAAGAGAACGTCAAATCTCAGGAATAAAAGAGAGTAAATATCCTTTGCTGAAAAAGAAAGAAGATTTGAACGAGACGGAAAAATCAAAATTGTCAGTTCTCAAAGAAGTCATGCCAGAATTAATGGATATGTATGATAGAAAAGAGAAATTTAGAGATATATTTGAAAGTCAAATAACGGGAGATGAGGCATTTTGGCAACTGGTAGAATGGACTGAATCATCTTATAAAGACTTCCCAAAAAGCTGCCAAACAATCAAAAGGTGGATTGCCGAAATTCTCGCCTATTTCGACAATCGAACTACCCAAGGAGCCGTCGAAGGAATCAATCAGAAAATTAAGTTAATTAAGAGAAGAGCGTATGGCTTAAATAATTTTGCTAACTTTAGAAGAAGAGTTCTCTTAAATTGGCATTTTTCTCCTAATTTATCATAGTTACCCTAGAAGAGCCAAAGTTATGAAGCAATTTATGAAAACGGTCAGTTGAAATGGTTATCAGAACAACCTCAAGTTAAGTCCCCCCCCAGGGCTGTTTGAGTTGAATTTTGATCTGGGTAGAAGAGGAGGGGGGTATTGAAGCTTGATGGTTGACAGTTCGGGTCAAAAAAGTCTATTCTTTTCCTTTTGGTGAGTTACTAAATTTTATTGAAACTTTCTATGACCTATTGTTTGGGCATTATTACCAATACTGGCTTAGTGATTGCGGCGGACTCGCGCACAAATGCTGGGGTTGATTATATTTCTACCTATCGGAAATTATTCGATTTTTCTAAATCAGGTGAGCGCGTAATTCTATTATGTACGGCGGGAAATCTCTCCATCACCCAGGGAATTGTCAGCGAATTAGATCGGGATCTCAAAACCCAGGAAGAGATTAATTTACATACCCTCCCTTCTATGTATGAAGTCGCTCGCTATATTGGATCAAAACTCAGAAAAATTCAAGAACTGGATGAAAAATGGCTAAAAAAAGACGGAATTGAACCGCAATGTTCAATGCTATTAGGAGGGCAAATCAAGGGACAAGATCCGGCTTTATTTTTAATTTATAGCCAAGGTAATTTTATTCATGCCACGAGAGAAACACCGTTTTTGCAAATTGGAGAAACTAAATATGGTAAACCGATTTTAGATCGAACATTGAGCTTTAATACTCATTTAGAAGCAGCCGCTAAATGTGCGTTACTTTCTATTGATTCTACTATGAAATCTAATATTTCTGTAGGGCCTCCAATTAATTTAGTGTTATATGAAAAAGATACTTTAGAGGTCAAAAATTGGTTAAAACTACGCTTGGGTGATCCCTATTTAGCAGAAATTCGTAAACTCTGGGAAGAGTGCCTCAAACAAGGATTTAATAATATCCCTAATATTAATTGGCAGCATCGAACTAGCGACACCTCGGAGGATATTTTAATTGATTAGATCTTTTTTAGAGATTATTTGTTGTATAGGATACGGTTAAACTCTCGAAGTTATCCTATCTTTTGATTGAGGTGGATCGTTAAATAAATCCGCTAAATTTAGACCCATGCGTAATTTTAAATTCACGCATCTTGTTGAGACAGAAATCTGTCCATTTTGCCGTTCAAAATCCTCAAAAAAATGATGTTAAATTCTGGTCAAATCTACTGTTTTCGCGCAAGTTGGGAACTTTCAAGCCCTATTCGAGAACATACACTCCCAGATTGGTTATCAGTGGGCTCGAATTGGCAAGGATACACCATTTGGACTGTTCCTTGGATTGCGGATGTTGCTAGGGTACTGGGTGCATTAGACATAGAAGATTCCCCAGACGGCTGGAAATCTTATCTGGAAAGCTTAGGGTTTCAAAACGTCACCCCAGTTTTCGGAGAAGATTTATTTGAAGATCAACTGTATTCAATTTAAGTCTATTAAACAGGTATTTTAATTAACGGAAGAACTAATCAATCACCCACAAGCCCTTCTGACGCCATTTCTGTTCTAAAAGGGCTTGTTCTAAGTCAGTGGTCTGAATCCAACCTTCAGTCACTAACAGTTCTCCTAATTTTAAATGACAAACTCCTTGAACGGTAATGGCTTGTTCAAGTTGTATTGAGGAAATTAAACCTCTACGCACTAAAATCTCACCGATTTTCATGAGCTTACACCTGTACGAAGGTTAACAGATGCGCCCTGATGGTTTGAAATTTGTGAAAATTGTAGTTATTAAATTTTAGCTCTATTATGATCTAGGTTGCAATATTAAACCAACTGTAACCGAGCATCAAAAGTTCTAATCAATGGGAGTTAATATCAAATGAGAATTGGGATTATCGGAACGGGGTTAATGGGGTTTCCGATGGCGCAACGATTGTTAGAAGCTGGATATCAACTCATTGTGTATAATCGCACAACCTCTAAAGTCGAACCCTTAAGAGAAGCAGGGGCTACCGTCGCTGGAACGCCTCAAGGTTTAATTGCTACCAGTGATTGTATTTTATTGATGTTAACGAATCAAGATGCCATTGAGTCAGTTTTGTTCCGTTCAGAATTTCAATCGTTTTTATCGGGAAAAACAGTAATTTCAATGGGAACAATTTCTCCAACAGATAGTAAAACGATTCAAAAAGACATTCTGAAAGCGGGAGGAGACTATTTAGAAGCTCCTGTTTTGGGGAGTATTCCTGAAGCGAAAGCCGGAACATTACAAATTATGGTAGGTTCTACAGAGGCGCAATTTGATCAATGGTTGAATTTGTTAAAATTCTTAGGAGAACCCAAATATATTGGAGAAGTCGGAAGTGCGGCTGCGTTAAAATTAGCTTTAAATCAATTAATTGCTTCCTTAACAACGGCTTTCGCCTTAAGTTTAAATTTTGTTCAACAGCAAGGAGTTGATATCGAACTCTTTATGGAGATTTTACGCAACAGTGCGTTATATGCTCCGACCTTTGATAAAAAATTACAACGGATGTTAGAAGAAAATTATGAAAATCCTAATTTCCCCGTAAAACATCTATTAAAAGATACGAATTTGTTTCTACAAGAAGCGGTCAAAATGGGGTTAAATGCCAGTTCGTTAGAAGGAGTAAAAGCAATATTAGAAGCAACACAAAAAATCGGAAAATCAGACGACGATTATTCCGCCCTATTTACCACCATCAAACCGTAGGGTGCGTAAGTGCAACGCACGCACCACATCAAAGTTTATCGATCATTCTTTCTTAAATTTAAGAGAATTAATTGATCAATAATAAATGGTGCGTGCGCGTTGCTTACGCACCCTACAGATAGGTTAAAATTTTAATACTTTAGTAACTTGTAGGATGGGTTATGACCATCTTTTAATCAATTTTATAATATTTCATCCTAAATAAACTTCATTATAAATTCCTGTACAACCTGATCAGGATCTTCTAAACATTGAACTGAATCACAATATTCAATTAAGCAAATTCCCTGCTTTGATAAAAAATCATCTCTTTTTTCCTGCTTCTGTGAATCAGGATATTGAATTTCTAAAACACCTAACTTACTATTATAGTAAATCAAAAAATCTACTTGTTTATAAGATTGATCTTCAAAATTAGGTAATTGAGCTTTAGAGTTTGGAAAAAACACCACGCCCGCTTTATCGAAAGCTTCTGCTATTTTAACTTGTTCTAACGAATAAAAGCACCACTCTTTCCAAAAATATTCCGTTTTCTGTAAATTAGCTGAAATTTCTGATAACTGTTTTTCTTCAGAAGTATTTGTTACTTCACTTGATTCTGATTTATTTTCTTTGATACCTGATTTATAAGAGTCATTAATACAAGAGTCAAAACCAACATTGCTAAAGACTTTTCCTCCTTTTATATTACCTTCATTAATGCTTTTCCCACTGACGTTAACTCCAATAATTTTAGTTTTATGAATTGTTATATTTTGCCTTCGTAAATACCGCTTTAAAACGGATTTAAGATTATTTCTTTTGACCTTTTCTCCAAAAATCTCTGAAAGTTTTTTCCATAATTTCGCTGCTACAGATTTTATATATTCATTATCATAATTTCCCAGTTTGGCAATTTCTTCGTAGGAGTCCCGACCTTGCCAACACTGCTTAAAGATTAGCTCTTGGACATCATTCAACTGTTCATCGTTGTCTAATACCGTTTCGATAATAGCCAGTGCTTCATCTGCATTCATATCCATGAGAACAAGTTAATGCTTATTAAATTAAGACGGGGTAAAGGTTTAAAGGCATTGATGGCTTGACGTACTCAACCAAGCATCACTCTTGGCAATACAAACTGGCCATATTTTGCATTTAGACATCCTTCTAAATGGGGAGTTTAACATAATTCTCCGCAATTAACTACTTTTTATCACTTTTTAACACTTTTTGTTACTGACAAGATATAGGTTAAGTTGCTAAAGTTCCTATAGTTTCCTTCTTCTTTTATACCAAAAGCACTCATAAAACCTCATTTGAAATAATATGAAAGTGAAATTTAAACTTTA
The sequence above is a segment of the Planktothrix tepida PCC 9214 genome. Coding sequences within it:
- a CDS encoding transposase, producing the protein MPSNSLLYFITQIINFPGFKATNYHFITENELLIELENKQTSATCPHCGKSTSKVHQSHRHRVRDIPVSSFDVFLNVNRRQFRCPNCQKVFSEELSFVKKRRTYTKRLAQKVVEEVLATDVVNTGKRNRMSPAEIETILKEMEAVSIDLWVPYKSVVEELMPNAQVVADRFHVMKQVNEELDYRRKTEKKQAEKIKNKTERERQISGIKESKYPLLKKKEDLNETEKSKLSVLKEVMPELMDMYDRKEKFRDIFESQITGDEAFWQLVEWTESSYKDFPKSCQTIKRWIAEILAYFDNRTTQGAVEGINQKIKLIKRRAYGLNNFANFRRRVLLNWHFSPNLS
- a CDS encoding SufE family protein, with amino-acid sequence MSSTATPLPPTLERMVQRFKRASSNKLRYEQLITIAQKLPSFPEDQKIPDNKVPGCVSQVYVIADLDENGKVQFQGESDSQLTKGLTAFLIMGMNGLTPTEIAQLQPDFIQETGLQASLTPSRANGFFNIFQTLKKKAVTCDPNLNSEGSGI
- a CDS encoding NAD(P)-dependent oxidoreductase, producing MRIGIIGTGLMGFPMAQRLLEAGYQLIVYNRTTSKVEPLREAGATVAGTPQGLIATSDCILLMLTNQDAIESVLFRSEFQSFLSGKTVISMGTISPTDSKTIQKDILKAGGDYLEAPVLGSIPEAKAGTLQIMVGSTEAQFDQWLNLLKFLGEPKYIGEVGSAAALKLALNQLIASLTTAFALSLNFVQQQGVDIELFMEILRNSALYAPTFDKKLQRMLEENYENPNFPVKHLLKDTNLFLQEAVKMGLNASSLEGVKAILEATQKIGKSDDDYSALFTTIKP
- the cysS gene encoding cysteine--tRNA ligase is translated as MVIKLYNTQTRQKEDFQSLETGTVKMYCCGVTVYDYCHLGHARSYIVWDTVRRYLEYAGYQVNYIQNFTDIDDKILNRAKLEGTTMEIVSEKYIQAYFEDIRRLNIKDADNYPRVTEHIPQIIQLIQELEKQGVAYSVDGDVYYSVNQFPEYGKLSGRQQEQLQAGAGGRVSLSDPEAMKKKDPSDFALWKAAKLGEPAWESPWGNGRPGWHIECSAMVKSLLGNTIDIHSGGGDLIFPHHENEIAQSEAATHQPLSRYWMHNGMVRVSGEKMSKSLGNFTTIRGLLDTPLDPMVVRLFVLQAHYRKPLDFTDEAIASAENSWNTIKEALLFNHEYGEKLGFDLQKNLIDQDAIERFKTSMDDDINTPEGLAVVFELAKELKRDRNILVHGGTPETSPETLQKYWQTLVELATVLGLEAQPEKSQALGLSDAEIEAFVQQRLEAKKAKNYGESDRIRDHLKQLGITLIDQPGNQTIWHR
- a CDS encoding proteasome-type protease, whose amino-acid sequence is MTYCLGIITNTGLVIAADSRTNAGVDYISTYRKLFDFSKSGERVILLCTAGNLSITQGIVSELDRDLKTQEEINLHTLPSMYEVARYIGSKLRKIQELDEKWLKKDGIEPQCSMLLGGQIKGQDPALFLIYSQGNFIHATRETPFLQIGETKYGKPILDRTLSFNTHLEAAAKCALLSIDSTMKSNISVGPPINLVLYEKDTLEVKNWLKLRLGDPYLAEIRKLWEECLKQGFNNIPNINWQHRTSDTSEDILID
- the hisI gene encoding phosphoribosyl-AMP cyclohydrolase; the encoded protein is MNQDYLWIEALKFNDQGLIPAIAQDAEDGTVLMMAWMNKESIQKTLETQEVHYWSRSRSELWHKGATSGHIQKLKSLYYDCDADTLLLKIEQIGNIACHTGARSCFFTEVKC